In Hyalangium gracile, the following are encoded in one genomic region:
- a CDS encoding S1C family serine protease, which yields MARSQGRGVVLAAVACALMAAGSARAAGGGAGRVWLEARGQEVHQQRSTLSQVARAAMPSVVSITTRQVSTDAPAEEQKGIGSGFIIHPDGYILTSTHVVEGASEVTVSVNSSRGYRESFPARVIGQDERTDCALLKIDAGHKLPALKLSSASHVEVADWIVVIGNPFGLEHSVTVGVISYKGRTDVTPNGRDGDYDYLQMDASINPGNSGGPVLDLHGDVVAIANAVNVAGQGIGFAVPIDIAKAVLPHLKAYGQVRRGWMGISVEDYSPEVAGRLGVSRPTRGVVVSKVEADSPGEQAGLRQGDVIVGLDSQRVDRAHKLRWQVAARGVGKTVVLQVRRGQQPLKLKVRLVEPPLEEPALPAVAARGTPPRKPTSSRLGRALTEQERAALPAAPGLEEPHAEPGATPSP from the coding sequence ATGGCAAGGTCGCAGGGCAGGGGCGTGGTGCTGGCGGCGGTGGCGTGCGCCCTGATGGCGGCGGGCTCCGCGCGGGCGGCGGGTGGCGGAGCCGGACGGGTATGGCTGGAGGCGCGCGGCCAGGAGGTGCACCAGCAGCGCTCCACGCTGAGCCAGGTGGCGCGCGCGGCGATGCCCTCGGTGGTCTCCATCACCACCCGGCAGGTGAGCACCGACGCTCCCGCTGAAGAGCAGAAGGGCATCGGCTCCGGCTTCATCATCCACCCGGACGGCTACATCCTCACGAGCACCCATGTGGTGGAGGGCGCCTCGGAGGTGACGGTCTCCGTGAACTCCTCGCGCGGCTACCGCGAGAGCTTCCCGGCCCGCGTCATCGGCCAGGACGAGCGCACGGACTGCGCGCTTCTCAAGATCGATGCGGGCCACAAGCTGCCGGCGCTGAAGTTGTCGTCCGCCTCGCATGTGGAGGTGGCCGACTGGATCGTCGTCATCGGCAACCCCTTCGGGCTGGAGCACTCCGTCACGGTGGGGGTGATCAGCTACAAGGGCCGCACGGACGTGACGCCCAACGGGCGCGACGGCGACTACGACTATCTGCAGATGGACGCCTCCATCAACCCGGGCAACTCGGGTGGGCCCGTGCTGGATCTGCACGGGGACGTGGTGGCCATCGCCAACGCGGTGAACGTGGCGGGCCAGGGCATCGGCTTCGCCGTCCCCATCGACATCGCCAAGGCGGTGCTCCCCCACCTCAAGGCCTATGGCCAGGTGCGCCGGGGGTGGATGGGCATCTCCGTGGAGGACTACTCGCCAGAGGTGGCCGGACGGCTGGGCGTCTCCCGTCCCACGCGAGGCGTCGTCGTCTCCAAGGTGGAGGCGGACTCGCCCGGTGAGCAGGCGGGCCTGCGCCAGGGGGACGTCATCGTGGGGCTGGACTCCCAGCGGGTGGACCGGGCCCACAAGCTGCGCTGGCAGGTGGCGGCGCGGGGCGTGGGCAAGACGGTGGTGCTCCAGGTGCGCCGGGGACAGCAGCCGCTCAAGCTGAAGGTGCGACTGGTGGAGCCGCCCCTCGAGGAGCCCGCCCTCCCCGCCGTGGCCGCCCGGGGCACGCCCCCTCGCAAGCCCACCAGCTCACGCCTGGGACGGGCGCTCACGGAGCAGGAACGGGCAGCCTTGCCAGCGGCTCCGGGGCTGGAGGAGCCCCACGCCGAGCCCGGCGCCACGCCGTCTCCCTGA
- a CDS encoding CFI-box-CTERM domain-containing protein, whose product MQPEEFFQAAQSRAAQMDVRRNGMPAALERLRTDASALFARIPEPPLYRRAEDPARKAAEALLPEVESVLAQAIAVTWVPDAPAAAHGILAALQAHAEALCHTVDGRLGQAETAWRRALELERAAHPTRNLVTQAPAPPPVFDKMTGASRFDPREAPHAKVKLVCPNTGCKRIGDYEFTASHAYHRYVCPACNTPFLAYFGELRTLEVHSQGPSNRYVFTVDELGSSSSARIDFEEASGADFPAARRDLLCFLYTEARELKVVVNVTNGRLMWISPAASCFLATAAFGEGAPELVAFRAFRDEVLRHHGLGRAFIRGYYRYGPGMARWVVRHPRVKTGVRGVLTLVHRGLKRSGHT is encoded by the coding sequence TTGCAGCCCGAAGAATTCTTCCAGGCCGCCCAGTCGCGTGCGGCGCAGATGGACGTGCGGCGCAACGGGATGCCGGCGGCGCTGGAGCGCCTGAGGACGGACGCCTCGGCGCTGTTCGCCCGCATCCCCGAGCCCCCGCTCTACCGGCGCGCGGAGGATCCGGCGCGCAAGGCGGCCGAGGCGCTGCTGCCCGAGGTGGAGAGCGTGCTGGCGCAGGCCATCGCGGTGACGTGGGTGCCGGACGCTCCCGCGGCGGCGCACGGCATCCTGGCGGCGCTGCAGGCGCACGCCGAGGCGCTCTGCCACACGGTGGACGGGCGGCTGGGGCAGGCGGAGACGGCGTGGCGGCGGGCGCTGGAGCTGGAGCGGGCGGCGCACCCCACGCGCAACCTGGTGACGCAGGCGCCGGCGCCGCCGCCGGTGTTCGACAAGATGACGGGGGCCTCGCGGTTCGATCCGCGGGAGGCGCCGCACGCGAAGGTGAAGCTGGTGTGCCCCAACACGGGGTGCAAGCGCATCGGGGACTACGAGTTCACGGCGAGCCACGCCTACCACCGCTACGTGTGCCCGGCGTGCAACACACCCTTCCTGGCGTACTTCGGCGAGCTGCGCACGCTGGAGGTGCACTCGCAGGGCCCCTCCAACCGCTATGTCTTCACGGTGGACGAGCTGGGGAGCAGCAGCAGCGCGCGCATCGACTTCGAGGAGGCCAGCGGCGCCGACTTCCCCGCGGCGCGCCGTGACTTGCTGTGCTTCCTTTATACGGAGGCGCGAGAGCTGAAGGTGGTGGTGAACGTCACCAACGGCCGGCTGATGTGGATCAGCCCGGCGGCCTCGTGCTTCCTGGCAACGGCGGCCTTCGGGGAAGGGGCCCCTGAGCTGGTCGCCTTCCGAGCGTTCCGGGACGAGGTGCTGCGGCACCATGGGCTCGGACGCGCCTTCATTCGTGGCTACTATCGGTATGGCCCGGGGATGGCGCGGTGGGTGGTGCGCC